One region of Caldimonas thermodepolymerans genomic DNA includes:
- a CDS encoding NADP-dependent oxidoreductase has translation MSTLSALTNHQVRLASRPVGLPTRDNWQHTAEPVAEPPEGGLVVQVLYLSIDPAMRGWMNEGKSYIAPVGIGEVMRAGGVGRVIASRHPQYQVGDHVSGALGVQEYASLAGDELRRAGLTRIDLRAGSLTQWLNVLGMPGMTAYFGLLDVGRPQPGETVVVSGAAGAVGQTVGQLAKIKGCRVVGIAGGRAKCEWAVQELGFDACLDYKSAPLKDELRRHCPDGVHVYFDNVGGEVLDTVLTRLARKARIVVCGAISQYNSAAVQGPKNYLSLLVNRARMEGMVVFDYADRYPEAVAELAGYLRDGRLKSREHVVEGGVQAFPEALLKLFSGENFGKLVLQVTAG, from the coding sequence ATGAGCACCCTCTCCGCCCTGACCAACCACCAGGTCCGCCTGGCCTCGCGCCCGGTCGGCCTGCCCACGCGCGACAACTGGCAGCACACCGCCGAGCCCGTGGCCGAGCCGCCCGAGGGCGGCCTCGTCGTCCAGGTCCTGTACCTGTCGATCGACCCCGCGATGCGGGGCTGGATGAACGAAGGCAAGTCCTACATCGCCCCGGTGGGCATCGGCGAGGTGATGCGCGCAGGCGGCGTGGGCCGCGTGATCGCGTCGCGCCACCCGCAGTACCAGGTCGGCGACCACGTCAGCGGCGCGCTGGGCGTGCAGGAGTACGCGAGCCTGGCCGGCGACGAACTGAGGCGCGCCGGCCTCACCCGCATCGACCTGCGGGCCGGCAGCCTGACCCAGTGGCTCAACGTGCTGGGCATGCCCGGCATGACGGCCTACTTCGGCCTGCTGGACGTGGGCCGGCCGCAGCCGGGCGAGACGGTGGTGGTCTCGGGGGCGGCCGGTGCCGTCGGCCAGACCGTCGGGCAGCTCGCGAAGATCAAGGGCTGCCGCGTGGTCGGCATCGCCGGCGGCCGGGCCAAGTGCGAGTGGGCGGTGCAGGAGCTGGGCTTCGATGCCTGCCTCGACTACAAGAGTGCGCCGCTGAAGGACGAGCTGCGCCGCCATTGCCCGGACGGGGTGCATGTCTACTTCGACAACGTGGGCGGCGAGGTGCTGGACACGGTGCTGACGCGCCTGGCGCGCAAGGCGCGCATCGTGGTCTGCGGCGCGATCTCGCAATACAACAGCGCCGCGGTGCAGGGCCCGAAGAACTACCTCTCGCTGCTCGTCAACCGCGCCCGCATGGAAGGCATGGTGGTGTTCGACTATGCCGACCGCTACCCCGAGGCGGTGGCCGAGCTGGCCGGCTACCTGCGCGACGGTCGGCTGAAGTCGCGCGAGCATGTCGTCGAAGGCGGCGTGCAGGCCTTTCCCGAGGCGTTGCTGAAGCTGTTCTCCGGCGAGAACTTCGGCAAGCTGGTGTTGCAAGTCACCGCCGGCTGA
- a CDS encoding BON domain-containing protein, with translation MKALTLMGTLAAAVALTACGRPDDGTAARSTDAPVVAQAEPRDESLGERTAQAARDAGDAMERGAERAGDAIGDAAITASVNSELARDDELSALGIDVDTDNGRVTMSGTAPNEAARERATQLASAVRGVVSVDNQLRIENQGDAQPAQ, from the coding sequence ATGAAAGCACTGACCTTGATGGGCACCCTGGCGGCGGCGGTGGCGTTGACGGCCTGTGGCCGCCCCGACGACGGCACGGCGGCGCGCAGCACCGACGCACCTGTGGTCGCGCAGGCCGAGCCGCGCGACGAATCGCTGGGCGAACGCACGGCCCAGGCGGCGCGCGATGCCGGTGACGCGATGGAGCGCGGTGCCGAGCGTGCCGGTGATGCGATCGGCGACGCCGCGATCACCGCCTCGGTGAACTCCGAGCTGGCGCGTGACGACGAGCTGAGCGCGCTGGGCATCGACGTCGACACCGACAACGGCCGCGTGACGATGTCCGGGACGGCCCCGAACGAAGCGGCGCGCGAGCGCGCGACCCAGCTGGCTTCTGCCGTGCGCGGGGTCGTGAGCGTCGACAACCAGCTGCGCATCGAGAACCAGGGCGACGCCCAGCCGGCGCAGTAA
- a CDS encoding DoxX family protein, giving the protein MGRLPKEDAMGFIEKFGPLAGRVLLALMFVPSGFSKVSNFDGTTAYIASKGLPLPPVLTVLTIVVEIGAGLALLVGLKARWAALALAAFAVLAALFFHNFWAFPAAEQAAQSISFYKNLAITGGLLFVAAFGPGPISVDRHDLG; this is encoded by the coding sequence TTGGGTCGCCTACCCAAGGAGGACGCCATGGGCTTCATCGAAAAATTCGGCCCGTTGGCCGGAAGGGTGCTGCTGGCCTTGATGTTCGTGCCCTCGGGGTTCAGCAAGGTCAGCAACTTCGACGGCACGACCGCCTACATCGCCTCGAAAGGATTGCCGCTGCCGCCGGTGCTCACCGTGCTGACCATCGTGGTGGAGATCGGTGCGGGCCTGGCGCTGCTCGTCGGGCTGAAGGCGCGCTGGGCGGCGCTGGCGCTGGCAGCCTTCGCGGTGCTCGCCGCGCTGTTCTTCCACAACTTCTGGGCCTTCCCGGCGGCAGAGCAGGCGGCGCAGAGCATCTCGTTCTACAAGAACCTCGCGATCACCGGCGGGCTGCTGTTCGTCGCGGCCTTCGGGCCGGGTCCCATCTCGGTGGACCGGCACGACCTGGGCTGA
- the thpR gene encoding RNA 2',3'-cyclic phosphodiesterase — translation MSARPAPPFARLFFALWPDAATRAEWVACQQDWAWPEGAHLTPQDQLHLTLHFLGRVPRDRLPALQQQAQVPFKPFELCLDRAGTWPSGIAWLQPSVLPEPLLALHRELGTLLQGQGFELEDRRYRPHVTLARNARAARAPAAVAIPWRVDGYVLVESHAGTGGGYEVLCRYGETIGA, via the coding sequence ATGAGTGCACGACCCGCGCCGCCCTTTGCCCGCTTGTTCTTCGCGCTGTGGCCGGATGCGGCGACCCGCGCCGAATGGGTCGCCTGCCAGCAGGACTGGGCCTGGCCCGAGGGCGCCCACCTCACGCCGCAGGACCAGCTGCACCTGACCCTGCACTTCCTTGGCCGCGTGCCGCGCGACCGGTTGCCCGCATTGCAGCAGCAGGCGCAGGTCCCGTTCAAGCCGTTCGAGCTGTGCCTGGACCGGGCAGGCACTTGGCCGTCGGGCATCGCCTGGCTGCAGCCATCGGTGCTGCCCGAGCCGCTGCTGGCGCTGCATCGTGAACTGGGCACGCTGCTGCAGGGACAAGGCTTCGAGCTCGAGGACCGGCGCTATCGCCCGCATGTCACGCTCGCGCGCAACGCGCGGGCCGCCAGGGCGCCGGCAGCCGTGGCCATTCCCTGGCGCGTCGACGGCTACGTGCTGGTCGAATCGCATGCGGGCACCGGCGGCGGCTACGAGGTGCTGTGCCGCTACGGCGAGACCATCGGCGCCTGA
- a CDS encoding gamma-glutamyl-gamma-aminobutyrate hydrolase family protein, with protein sequence MTQPSEPTRPLRIGISARLLYQVPSELGFRNKTLQYLEQSLAHWIMEHGAVALMIPAVAEDSRRAARHLSVFDYVNELDGLVLQGGADVAPQTYGEEPLDPLWAGDPIRDRYELALLRAFLQQQKPVIGVCRGCQLLNVAFGGTLYQDVRTQCPAAHKHVDPELYDEYEHEVTFLQHSELAKLYPKGSRIRVTSIHHQAINKLGRDIEVEAVSTIDGIIEAIRWTGNGYARGVQWHPEFHRDRSALADSAPIMLDFLNEAREAALDRLNDDDCPDRRLPRPPVRLATEPPPPPAVAEPPVRAAAKA encoded by the coding sequence ATGACCCAGCCTTCCGAGCCGACCCGCCCGCTGCGCATCGGCATTTCGGCCCGCCTGCTGTACCAGGTGCCGTCCGAACTGGGATTCCGCAACAAGACGCTGCAGTATCTCGAGCAGTCGCTGGCGCACTGGATCATGGAGCACGGCGCCGTCGCGCTGATGATCCCGGCGGTGGCCGAGGACAGCCGGCGCGCTGCCCGGCACCTGTCGGTGTTCGACTACGTCAACGAGCTGGACGGCCTGGTGCTGCAAGGCGGGGCCGACGTCGCGCCGCAGACCTATGGCGAGGAGCCGCTCGACCCGCTGTGGGCCGGCGACCCGATCCGCGACCGCTACGAGCTCGCCCTGCTGCGTGCCTTCCTGCAGCAGCAGAAGCCGGTGATCGGGGTGTGCCGCGGCTGCCAGCTGCTCAACGTCGCCTTCGGCGGCACGCTGTACCAGGACGTGCGCACCCAGTGCCCGGCTGCGCACAAGCATGTCGACCCGGAGCTGTACGACGAGTACGAGCACGAGGTGACCTTCCTGCAGCACAGCGAACTGGCCAAGCTCTACCCCAAGGGCTCGCGCATCCGCGTCACCAGCATCCACCACCAGGCGATCAACAAGCTGGGACGCGACATCGAGGTCGAGGCGGTCTCGACGATCGACGGCATCATCGAGGCGATCCGCTGGACCGGCAACGGCTACGCACGCGGCGTGCAGTGGCACCCGGAGTTCCACCGCGACCGCAGCGCGCTGGCCGACAGCGCCCCGATCATGCTGGACTTCCTCAACGAAGCCCGCGAGGCGGCGCTGGACCGGCTCAACGACGACGACTGCCCCGACCGGCGGCTGCCCCGCCCGCCGGTGCGGCTGGCGACCGAGCCGCCGCCCCCGCCCGCCGTGGCCGAGCCCCCGGTGCGCGCGGCCGCCAAGGCCTGA
- a CDS encoding GNAT family N-acetyltransferase translates to MPTPPEIVHNAAAHRFETRVDGHLSVAEYRLSGGIMHMTHTEVPAALQGRGIAAALVEGALAHARSQGLKINPLCSYVRSYMQRHPQTQDLLATS, encoded by the coding sequence ATGCCGACCCCACCCGAGATCGTCCACAACGCCGCCGCCCACCGCTTCGAGACCCGTGTCGACGGGCACCTGAGCGTGGCCGAATACCGCCTGAGCGGCGGGATCATGCACATGACCCACACCGAGGTGCCCGCCGCGCTGCAGGGCCGCGGCATCGCTGCCGCGCTGGTGGAAGGCGCCCTGGCCCATGCCCGCAGCCAGGGCCTGAAGATCAACCCGCTGTGCTCCTACGTGCGCAGCTACATGCAGCGCCACCCGCAGACGCAGGACCTGCTGGCCACGTCCTGA
- the gorA gene encoding glutathione-disulfide reductase, translating into MAQHPAHDLVVIGGGSGGVRAARLAAQRGARVLLAEAAHLGGTCVNAGCIPKKLYSHAAHYRHAFDEARGYGWQVEPPVLDWPRLRRQRAAEIERLRGVYARLLQDAGVQVRQARARLLDAQTVQVGDEVVQARRILLATGAAARRPPVEGAGLALTSEQIFDVDPFPRRLVIVGGGYIGCEFASIFQGLGAQVTLLQRGAHLLPGFDEELTAFLAGELRKKGVVLRFDAHLQRLERTRDGTAVHLEGDAPLVADAVLLATGRAPNTAGLGLEAAGVRVNDKGAVEVDGEFRTSVPSIHAIGDLVDHRALTPVALLQAGALVDRLYGCEHEAPREMRYEDVPSAVFCDPPVAAVGLTEAQGRERHATLRVYRSEFRPLRHTLSGSDERAFMKLVVDDASDRVLGVHIVAPEAGDIVQGFAVALKAGATKALFDNTVAVHPSVAEELVLMRERRCAGGMSIA; encoded by the coding sequence ATGGCGCAGCATCCGGCCCATGACCTGGTGGTGATCGGCGGTGGCAGCGGCGGGGTGCGGGCCGCGCGGCTTGCCGCGCAGCGCGGTGCACGGGTGCTGCTGGCCGAAGCCGCGCACCTGGGCGGCACCTGCGTCAACGCCGGCTGCATCCCCAAGAAGCTCTACAGCCATGCTGCGCACTACCGGCACGCTTTCGACGAGGCGCGCGGCTACGGCTGGCAGGTCGAGCCGCCGGTGCTGGACTGGCCGCGGCTGCGCCGCCAGCGTGCGGCGGAGATCGAGCGGCTTCGCGGCGTCTACGCGCGCCTGCTGCAGGACGCCGGCGTGCAGGTACGCCAGGCACGAGCGCGGCTGCTCGACGCGCAGACGGTGCAGGTCGGCGACGAGGTCGTGCAGGCCCGGCGCATCCTGCTGGCCACCGGTGCGGCGGCCAGGCGGCCGCCGGTCGAAGGCGCAGGGCTGGCGCTGACCTCGGAGCAGATCTTCGACGTCGATCCGTTCCCGCGCCGGCTGGTGATCGTCGGGGGCGGCTACATCGGCTGCGAGTTCGCCTCCATCTTCCAGGGGCTGGGGGCGCAGGTGACGCTGCTGCAGCGCGGTGCCCACCTGCTGCCGGGCTTCGACGAGGAACTCACCGCCTTCCTCGCCGGCGAGCTGCGCAAGAAGGGCGTCGTGCTGCGCTTCGACGCGCACCTGCAGCGGCTCGAGCGCACCCGCGACGGCACCGCGGTACATCTGGAAGGCGACGCGCCCCTGGTCGCCGATGCGGTCCTGCTGGCCACCGGACGCGCGCCCAACACCGCCGGGCTGGGACTGGAGGCCGCGGGCGTGCGCGTCAACGACAAGGGGGCGGTCGAGGTCGACGGGGAGTTCCGCACCAGCGTGCCGTCGATCCATGCGATCGGCGACCTGGTGGACCATCGCGCACTGACGCCGGTGGCCCTGCTGCAGGCCGGTGCGTTGGTGGACCGGTTGTACGGCTGCGAACACGAGGCGCCGCGCGAGATGCGCTACGAGGACGTGCCGTCGGCAGTGTTCTGCGATCCGCCGGTGGCCGCGGTCGGGCTGACCGAAGCACAGGGCCGCGAGCGCCACGCGACACTGCGCGTCTACCGGTCCGAGTTCAGGCCGTTGCGCCACACGTTGAGCGGCAGCGACGAGCGCGCCTTCATGAAGCTGGTGGTCGACGACGCCAGCGACCGTGTGCTCGGGGTACACATCGTTGCGCCCGAAGCGGGCGACATCGTGCAGGGGTTCGCGGTGGCCCTGAAGGCCGGGGCGACCAAGGCGCTGTTCGACAACACCGTGGCCGTGCACCCGAGCGTGGCCGAAGAGCTGGTGCTGATGCGCGAGCGCCGCTGCGCAGGCGGCATGAGCATCGCCTGA
- a CDS encoding response regulator, producing MNAGTSSSLPLAFDPQAVERLEQRMQRHMFWVAAWVSLVGGLVFTAFFFSQGPVAVAWVDVGLVVLALLAAAWVRSGGRPDVGITLLAAGVTMVFTLKMWLQGGLTAPTLWWLVVLPWAVMLAGTVRAGAWLGAAVLGILGLTYLLQAQGLLPPAATSRSPHLHHALSMGGALVLYGAFMALSLKLRSDLQRELRRVMQELHRSHDEAWRASQIKARFLSNMSHELRTPINGILGATELLRTTPLDARQQQILSMQRQSLDSLMALVNDALDYARLDAGGVELERVPVSVRTVVLDALDLYAGAAFEKGLELTCSQDPDVPDAVLGDPMRLRQIVSHLVSNAVKFTQRGGVHVHASVVDDDPQSPDLRLRIEVHDTGIGVDVSQLPQLFSGYGHGEDARVRRPGGAGIGLALCRELAELMGGSVSATGVPGEGSCFTVEVQCGRTTELAEPAPPPLPPLRVMIVADHHRLVRHVDALLRGTGVRYEIHAVAPSRAQLQAARDRQVAAVLIDERLLGSRAGERLEQIVTEAGLPVLLLRALTHDSSQIALDGVFVLSKPVRQRALHEGLQWAAQAGAAQGAQPPQPKAAAPRPSVAALLAGRVLLVEDNPVNQVMTQAMLERLGLQVVVAGDGQEALQRYGEQSFDMVLMDVQMPGMDGLTATQRLRELERQHARPRTPVVAVTGNPEPEIRERGRAAGMDDFLGKPFTLEQLEMILVRWRRGAQAA from the coding sequence ATGAACGCCGGCACCTCTTCCAGCCTTCCGCTCGCCTTCGATCCGCAGGCGGTCGAGCGGCTCGAGCAGCGCATGCAACGCCACATGTTCTGGGTGGCGGCGTGGGTCTCGCTGGTCGGCGGCCTGGTGTTCACCGCCTTCTTCTTCAGCCAGGGGCCGGTCGCGGTCGCCTGGGTGGACGTGGGCCTGGTGGTGCTGGCGTTGCTCGCGGCCGCCTGGGTGCGCAGTGGTGGCCGGCCGGATGTCGGCATCACGCTGCTGGCCGCCGGCGTGACGATGGTGTTCACGCTCAAGATGTGGCTGCAAGGCGGGCTGACGGCGCCGACGCTGTGGTGGCTGGTCGTGCTGCCCTGGGCGGTGATGCTGGCCGGCACGGTGCGTGCCGGTGCCTGGCTCGGGGCCGCGGTGCTGGGCATCCTGGGGCTGACCTACCTGCTGCAGGCGCAGGGCCTGCTGCCGCCGGCGGCGACCAGCCGCTCGCCGCACCTGCACCATGCGCTGTCGATGGGCGGGGCGCTGGTGCTCTACGGCGCCTTCATGGCGCTGTCGCTCAAGCTGCGCAGCGACCTGCAGCGCGAGCTGCGGCGCGTGATGCAGGAACTGCACCGCTCGCACGACGAGGCCTGGCGCGCCTCGCAGATCAAGGCGCGCTTCCTCTCCAACATGAGCCACGAGCTGCGCACGCCGATCAACGGCATCCTGGGCGCCACCGAGCTGCTGCGCACCACCCCGCTGGATGCACGGCAGCAGCAGATCCTGTCGATGCAGCGGCAAAGCCTGGACAGCCTCATGGCGCTGGTCAACGACGCGCTGGACTATGCGCGCCTGGATGCGGGCGGCGTGGAGCTCGAGCGCGTGCCGGTGTCGGTGCGCACCGTGGTGCTCGATGCGCTGGACCTGTACGCCGGCGCCGCGTTCGAGAAGGGGCTGGAGCTGACCTGCAGCCAGGATCCGGACGTGCCCGACGCGGTGCTCGGCGACCCGATGCGGCTGCGGCAGATCGTCTCGCACCTGGTGTCCAACGCGGTGAAGTTCACCCAGCGCGGCGGCGTGCACGTGCACGCCTCGGTGGTCGACGACGACCCGCAGTCCCCGGACCTGCGGCTGCGCATCGAGGTGCACGACACCGGCATCGGCGTCGACGTTTCCCAGCTGCCGCAGCTGTTCAGCGGCTACGGCCACGGCGAGGATGCCCGCGTGCGCCGGCCGGGCGGGGCGGGCATCGGCCTGGCGCTGTGCCGCGAGCTGGCCGAGCTGATGGGCGGCAGCGTCAGCGCCACCGGGGTGCCGGGCGAGGGCTCCTGCTTCACGGTCGAGGTCCAGTGCGGGCGGACCACCGAGCTGGCCGAGCCGGCACCGCCGCCGCTGCCGCCGCTGCGCGTGATGATCGTCGCCGACCACCACCGCCTGGTGCGCCACGTCGACGCGCTGCTGCGCGGCACCGGGGTGCGCTACGAGATCCACGCGGTCGCGCCTTCGCGCGCGCAGCTGCAGGCCGCGCGCGACCGGCAGGTGGCCGCGGTGCTGATCGACGAGCGCCTGCTGGGGTCGCGCGCCGGCGAACGGCTGGAGCAGATCGTCACCGAGGCCGGGCTGCCGGTGTTGCTGCTGCGTGCACTCACGCACGACTCGTCGCAGATCGCGCTGGACGGCGTGTTCGTGCTCAGCAAGCCGGTGCGCCAGCGCGCGCTGCACGAGGGGCTGCAATGGGCGGCGCAGGCAGGCGCGGCCCAGGGCGCGCAGCCGCCGCAGCCCAAGGCCGCCGCGCCCCGGCCCTCGGTGGCTGCGCTGCTGGCCGGGCGCGTGCTGCTGGTCGAGGACAACCCCGTCAACCAGGTCATGACGCAGGCCATGCTCGAGCGCCTGGGGCTGCAGGTGGTGGTCGCCGGTGACGGGCAGGAGGCCTTGCAGCGCTATGGCGAGCAGAGCTTCGACATGGTGCTGATGGACGTGCAGATGCCCGGCATGGACGGGCTGACCGCGACGCAGCGCCTGCGCGAGCTGGAGCGCCAGCATGCCCGGCCGCGCACGCCGGTGGTGGCGGTCACCGGCAATCCCGAGCCGGAGATTCGCGAGCGCGGCCGCGCCGCCGGCATGGACGACTTCCTCGGCAAGCCGTTCACGCTCGAGCAGCTGGAGATGATCCTGGTGCGCTGGCGGCGCGGCGCGCAGGCGGCCTGA
- a CDS encoding DUF924 family protein has translation MTTTATPAEVLEFWFGPASQRAGMRPRDAWFRKDPAFDQAIRERFGPTIEAALQGALPGWDDTPEDTLAQILLLDQFTRNAWRDTPRAFAGDARALALARRLGDRGDDLRLAPMLRWFVYMPFEHAEDLAVQDESVRLFTALAQAAPGFEGPLDHALRHRDVIRRFGRFPHRNAILGRDSSPEERAYLSQPGAGF, from the coding sequence ATGACGACCACCGCCACCCCGGCCGAGGTGCTCGAGTTCTGGTTCGGCCCCGCGTCGCAGCGGGCCGGGATGCGGCCGCGCGACGCCTGGTTCCGCAAGGACCCGGCCTTCGACCAGGCGATCCGCGAACGCTTCGGCCCCACGATCGAGGCCGCGTTGCAAGGCGCGCTGCCCGGTTGGGACGACACGCCGGAAGACACGCTCGCGCAGATCCTGCTGCTGGACCAGTTCACCCGCAACGCCTGGCGCGACACGCCGCGCGCCTTTGCCGGCGACGCGCGGGCGCTGGCGCTGGCACGCCGGCTGGGGGACCGTGGCGACGACCTGCGCCTGGCGCCGATGCTGCGCTGGTTCGTCTACATGCCGTTCGAGCATGCCGAGGACCTGGCGGTGCAGGACGAGTCGGTGCGCCTGTTCACCGCGCTGGCGCAGGCCGCGCCCGGCTTCGAAGGGCCGCTGGACCATGCCCTGCGGCACCGCGACGTGATCCGGCGCTTCGGCCGCTTTCCGCACCGCAACGCCATCCTCGGGAGAGACAGCTCGCCCGAGGAGCGGGCCTACCTGAGCCAGCCCGGCGCCGGCTTCTGA
- a CDS encoding ProQ/FINO family protein translates to MDSQEPQNASSDEAMTVAACASLLKEKFPALFAGKPKPLKLRIQVDIQARCPDTFPKQTLSAFLRRYTMSDAYLRAVSTGTHRYDLDGNPAGELSEEHRQVAQQTLAQRRARHEERRAQEQAERAQAHAQRNFRAALLRDYEGTTLTRENFCALKGVDPNQLDALLETARQEREQRKQFLAELLASYKASGLSVAAFAEQRRMHPVQLERLLREASPPPQPRPRGPRRDEPRRPGGKGRK, encoded by the coding sequence ATGGATTCCCAAGAGCCCCAAAACGCCTCCAGCGACGAGGCCATGACCGTCGCGGCCTGCGCCTCCCTGCTGAAGGAGAAGTTTCCTGCGCTGTTCGCAGGCAAGCCGAAACCGCTGAAGCTGCGCATCCAGGTCGACATCCAGGCGCGCTGCCCGGACACCTTCCCGAAGCAGACGCTGTCCGCCTTCCTGCGCCGCTACACGATGAGCGACGCCTACCTGCGCGCCGTGAGCACCGGCACGCACCGCTACGACCTGGACGGCAACCCGGCCGGCGAGCTGAGCGAGGAGCACCGCCAGGTGGCACAGCAGACGCTGGCCCAGCGACGCGCGCGCCACGAGGAGCGCCGTGCGCAGGAACAGGCCGAGCGGGCCCAGGCCCACGCGCAGCGCAACTTCCGCGCCGCGCTGCTGCGTGACTACGAGGGCACCACGCTGACGCGCGAGAACTTCTGCGCGCTCAAGGGCGTCGATCCGAACCAGCTGGACGCCCTGCTCGAGACGGCGCGCCAGGAACGCGAGCAGCGCAAGCAGTTCCTGGCCGAGCTGCTGGCCAGCTACAAGGCCAGCGGGCTCAGCGTGGCGGCCTTTGCCGAACAGCGCCGCATGCATCCGGTGCAGCTCGAACGCCTGTTGCGCGAGGCCAGCCCGCCGCCGCAGCCGCGCCCGCGCGGGCCGCGCCGCGACGAACCGCGACGCCCGGGGGGCAAGGGCCGCAAGTAG
- a CDS encoding long-chain fatty acid--CoA ligase: MSAPVDPPHAKFWPRRLPRALTVPETSLWFNLEVSAARYPNKDCLIFFGRRYTYAEVLRQAEALAGWLQQHAGVRRGDRVLLYTQNCPQHVIATYAILRADAVVVPVNPMNRTEELKHYITDPEAKVAICSAELAGYMDAASAALPPAQRLQHLLVTRYADAMPAQDDPQDAPPPAMAEWLRADPPLPAGAVRWTDAIASGMAPGAHTARPDDLAVMPYTSGTTGLPKGCMHSHRTMMHNVVGGSLWSQGGADSVTLGVVPMFHITGMQYCMHTPIWGGSSVVLMPRWDRELAGRLISRHRVTHWTCVPTMVIDLLGSPNMDRFDLSSLTYLGGGGAAMPQAVAERLHERYGLLFAEGYGLTETAAPSHANPPERPKLQCLGMPFFGVDSRVVDPETLRPLPPGEVGEILIHGPQVFLGYWRKPEATEAAFVEIDGKRFFRSGDLGYTDDEGYFYITDRLKRMINASGYKVWPAEVEALLYKHPAVQEACVIATRDAYRGESVKAVIVLKDAARGQTTGADIIEWARQNMAAYKYPRVVEFVDALPKSGSGKVMWRLLQEQEDRRAQAA, from the coding sequence GTGTCCGCGCCTGTCGACCCCCCTCACGCGAAGTTCTGGCCCCGGCGCCTGCCGCGCGCCCTGACCGTGCCGGAAACCTCCCTGTGGTTCAACCTCGAGGTGTCCGCCGCCCGGTACCCGAACAAGGACTGCCTGATCTTCTTCGGCCGGCGCTACACCTACGCCGAGGTGCTGCGCCAGGCCGAGGCGCTGGCCGGCTGGCTGCAGCAGCACGCCGGCGTGCGGCGCGGCGACCGCGTGCTGCTGTACACGCAGAACTGCCCGCAGCACGTGATCGCGACCTACGCGATCCTGCGCGCCGATGCGGTCGTGGTGCCGGTCAACCCGATGAACCGCACCGAGGAGCTCAAGCACTACATCACCGACCCCGAGGCCAAGGTCGCGATCTGCAGCGCCGAGCTGGCGGGCTACATGGACGCGGCCAGTGCCGCGCTGCCGCCCGCGCAGCGGCTGCAGCACCTGCTCGTGACGCGCTACGCCGACGCGATGCCGGCGCAGGACGACCCGCAGGACGCGCCGCCGCCCGCGATGGCCGAGTGGCTGCGCGCCGACCCGCCGCTGCCGGCCGGTGCGGTGCGCTGGACCGACGCGATCGCCAGCGGCATGGCGCCCGGCGCCCATACCGCGCGGCCGGACGACCTGGCGGTGATGCCGTACACCTCCGGCACCACCGGGCTGCCCAAGGGCTGCATGCACAGCCACCGCACGATGATGCACAACGTGGTGGGCGGCAGCCTGTGGAGCCAGGGCGGGGCCGATTCGGTCACGCTCGGCGTGGTGCCGATGTTCCACATCACCGGCATGCAGTACTGCATGCACACGCCGATCTGGGGCGGCTCCAGCGTGGTGCTGATGCCGCGCTGGGACCGCGAGCTGGCCGGACGCCTGATCTCGCGCCACCGCGTGACGCACTGGACCTGCGTGCCGACCATGGTCATCGACCTGCTCGGCAGCCCGAACATGGACCGCTTCGACCTGTCCAGCCTCACCTACCTGGGCGGCGGCGGGGCGGCGATGCCGCAGGCGGTGGCCGAGCGCCTGCACGAGCGCTACGGCCTGCTGTTCGCCGAGGGCTACGGCCTCACCGAGACCGCCGCGCCGTCGCACGCCAATCCCCCGGAGCGTCCCAAGCTGCAGTGCCTGGGCATGCCGTTCTTCGGCGTCGATTCGCGCGTGGTCGACCCGGAGACGCTGCGCCCGCTGCCGCCGGGCGAGGTGGGCGAGATCCTGATCCACGGGCCGCAGGTGTTCCTCGGCTACTGGCGCAAGCCCGAGGCCACCGAGGCGGCCTTCGTCGAGATCGACGGCAAGCGCTTCTTCCGGTCCGGCGACCTGGGCTACACCGACGACGAGGGCTACTTCTACATCACCGACCGGCTCAAGCGCATGATCAACGCGAGCGGCTACAAGGTCTGGCCGGCCGAGGTCGAGGCGCTGCTGTACAAGCACCCGGCGGTGCAGGAGGCCTGCGTGATCGCCACGCGCGACGCCTACCGCGGCGAGTCGGTCAAGGCGGTCATCGTGCTGAAGGACGCTGCCCGCGGTCAGACCACCGGGGCGGACATCATCGAGTGGGCGCGCCAGAACATGGCCGCCTACAAGTACCCGCGCGTGGTCGAATTCGTGGACGCGCTGCCCAAGTCCGGCTCCGGCAAGGTGATGTGGCGCCTGCTGCAGGAGCAGGAGGACCGGCGCGCCCAGGCCGCCTGA